Proteins encoded together in one Anaerococcus murdochii window:
- a CDS encoding DUF4300 family protein encodes MKKILLSLVIMVGILAACGQQQVVRKPSNVNKNVENPSLSNMANEASFDFVKKTLKEKLGSDNDMAGANVDKFMDMVNDYNKSVGEENLIGDFKEDLNPTYDTGKLIENRQKAKKKFPDTNCRINAYLLAVANMKIQRAGNPDDEMLFMDLEKIKEGHLFDGQVSETFRKFFSRVPTNGSKNPEDQAKVMEKYFEGWSFPKDASLVSVVIHDNLDGNYLFIGHIGVLVKTDEGYLFVEKISFEEPYQAIKFHNRQAVYDYLKDKFKDYTDPNTCPPFVMDNGEYVG; translated from the coding sequence ATGAAAAAAATATTATTAAGCCTAGTGATTATGGTTGGGATTTTGGCGGCTTGTGGGCAACAACAAGTAGTAAGAAAACCTAGCAATGTAAATAAAAATGTAGAAAACCCAAGCCTTTCTAATATGGCAAATGAGGCGTCTTTTGATTTTGTGAAAAAGACCTTAAAGGAAAAACTGGGATCTGACAATGACATGGCAGGGGCCAATGTTGACAAGTTTATGGATATGGTTAATGACTACAACAAGTCAGTTGGCGAGGAAAACCTCATTGGCGATTTTAAGGAAGACCTAAATCCGACTTACGATACCGGAAAATTAATTGAAAATAGACAAAAGGCCAAAAAAAAATTTCCCGATACAAATTGCAGGATCAATGCCTATTTGCTTGCTGTGGCCAATATGAAAATCCAAAGGGCGGGCAATCCTGATGACGAGATGCTTTTTATGGACCTTGAAAAAATCAAGGAAGGCCATCTTTTTGACGGCCAAGTTAGTGAAACTTTTAGGAAATTTTTCTCAAGGGTGCCTACAAATGGATCTAAAAATCCAGAAGACCAGGCCAAGGTCATGGAAAAATATTTTGAAGGCTGGTCCTTTCCCAAAGACGCTAGTTTGGTTTCAGTTGTAATCCACGATAATTTGGACGGAAATTATTTATTTATCGGCCATATTGGAGTTCTTGTTAAAACTGACGAGGGATATTTATTTGTAGAAAAAATCTCCTTCGAAGAGCCTTATCAGGCCATAAAATTCCACAACCGCCAAGCTGTTTACGATTATCTAAAAGACAAATTCAAAGACTACACTGACCCAAACACCTGTCCGCCATTTGTGATGGATAATGGGGAATATGTAGGTTAG
- a CDS encoding GNAT family N-acetyltransferase: protein MEIKVGILPEKDQVLALYEDAGWTAYTDEPDILMNAIENSLKVWTLWDGEKLIGLARTIGDGATICYLQDILILKAYQGQGLGSDLLKEVMKENQNIRQFVLLTDDAEETKNFYKKVGLKEVGDYYCKAFMK, encoded by the coding sequence ATGGAAATAAAAGTTGGAATATTACCAGAAAAAGACCAAGTCTTGGCCCTTTACGAAGACGCAGGCTGGACTGCCTATACTGATGAGCCAGACATCTTGATGAATGCTATAGAAAATTCCCTAAAGGTTTGGACCCTTTGGGATGGGGAAAAACTAATAGGCCTGGCAAGGACAATAGGAGATGGGGCCACAATTTGCTACCTCCAAGATATCTTGATTTTAAAAGCCTACCAGGGCCAAGGTCTTGGCAGCGATTTATTAAAAGAAGTCATGAAAGAAAACCAAAACATCCGCCAATTTGTACTCTTAACTGATGATGCAGAAGAAACAAAAAACTTTTATAAAAAAGTGGGCTTAAAGGAAGTTGGCGATTATTATTGCAAAGCTTTTATGAAGTGA
- the citD gene encoding citrate lyase acyl carrier protein encodes MEIKKNSAAGTLESNDCLIRLEESDFIEIVLNSPVEYEFGDQIRKVVEDVLKEAGINKVRVMIEDKGALDCTIAARLKTAIGRAQ; translated from the coding sequence ATGGAGATTAAGAAAAATTCTGCTGCTGGGACTTTAGAGTCAAATGATTGCCTTATCAGGCTAGAGGAAAGCGATTTCATTGAAATTGTTCTCAATTCGCCTGTAGAGTATGAATTTGGTGATCAAATTAGAAAAGTAGTAGAAGATGTACTTAAAGAAGCTGGCATTAATAAAGTTAGGGTCATGATTGAAGATAAGGGTGCTCTTGATTGTACCATTGCAGCAAGGCTTAAAACAGCGATTGGAAGGGCTCAATGA
- a CDS encoding HpcH/HpaI aldolase/citrate lyase family protein has product MKTLRTMLFMPGNNPGMLVSADNLEADAIIYDLEDAVSSSQKDAARDLVANALRTLSYKNSIVTVRINPTDSPYWKDDLRAIIPAGPDGLVIPKSNKDTAKEVFDFIDAFTKEKNIENNLRYYMLVESARGILELEDIVKQSDKIEGLLLGAEDYTVDMQVKRTEGSAEIAFARYRIATVAKAYGLNAIDTPYTDLDNKEGLKKDTDFVKTIGFNGRLIVGPRQVFAVNEMFSPSQAEIEDAKIIVSQAEEAERKGLGVFSFRGKMVDKPVITRSSNLLKSAKEWGLI; this is encoded by the coding sequence ATGAAAACTTTAAGAACAATGTTATTTATGCCTGGAAATAATCCGGGAATGTTGGTATCAGCCGACAACCTAGAAGCAGATGCTATTATTTATGACCTAGAAGACGCTGTTTCCTCTAGCCAAAAAGATGCGGCTAGGGACCTAGTCGCTAATGCTCTTAGGACTCTTTCTTATAAGAATTCAATAGTCACTGTAAGGATAAATCCAACTGATTCGCCTTATTGGAAGGATGATCTTAGAGCGATAATACCAGCAGGGCCAGACGGGTTGGTTATACCAAAATCCAACAAAGATACAGCCAAGGAAGTTTTTGATTTTATAGATGCATTTACTAAAGAAAAAAATATAGAAAATAATTTGAGATATTATATGCTTGTTGAAAGTGCCAGGGGCATCTTGGAGCTTGAGGACATAGTAAAACAATCTGATAAAATCGAAGGACTTCTCCTAGGTGCAGAAGATTATACTGTTGATATGCAAGTTAAAAGAACAGAAGGTTCGGCAGAGATTGCCTTTGCTAGGTACAGGATAGCAACTGTTGCTAAGGCTTATGGTTTAAACGCTATTGATACACCTTATACAGACCTTGATAATAAGGAAGGTTTGAAGAAGGACACAGACTTTGTAAAAACCATTGGTTTTAATGGCAGACTTATAGTTGGTCCTCGACAAGTTTTTGCAGTAAATGAAATGTTTTCACCAAGTCAGGCTGAAATCGAAGATGCAAAAATCATTGTCAGTCAGGCAGAAGAAGCAGAGAGAAAAGGACTTGGAGTATTCTCTTTTAGGGGCAAGATGGTTGATAAACCAGTTATCACAAGGTCATCCAACCTATTGAAATCTGCTAAAGAATGGGGGCTAATATGA
- the citF gene encoding citrate lyase subunit alpha, with amino-acid sequence MKNVDLEALNLKKFKSSKAYVDKKTYHFEKAVKPEIVSFDQVFNKLDLRDGMTVSFHHHLRNGDYVLNMVMEKLHQRGLKNLKLAASSIFACHAPLVEMIDDGTVTDIETSYMSGPVAQAVSRGKLKNPVYITTHGGRPRSIYEGDLKIDVAFVASPSVDKDGAMDGSVGKSACGSLGYAVADAMCAKKVVAITDNLIDKCENPDIKPGFADYIVEIDQIGDPSGIVSGTTQVTKDPLGLKIARLTARLIDELGLIKDGFSMQTGAGGISLAVANEVKDLMEAKDVKGSFGSGGITGFFVEMLEKGLFESLEDVQCFDLEAIKSSKRNENHHKISGSKYANPNDDCVAEKLDCVILGASEIDKDFNINVTTGSDGIILGGSGGHADTATGAKLTIITTKLFNARVSAVVDKVRTITTPGEVVDALVTEYGIAINPARTDLLEALKDTKLELKTIDELYDIAASLTGYPKKREKSDEIVGFSVFRDGTILDTISKVE; translated from the coding sequence ATGAAAAATGTAGACTTAGAAGCTCTAAATTTAAAGAAATTTAAATCATCCAAGGCCTATGTTGATAAAAAAACTTATCATTTTGAAAAAGCTGTTAAGCCTGAAATAGTTAGTTTTGATCAAGTTTTTAATAAGCTTGACCTAAGGGATGGAATGACTGTATCTTTCCACCACCACCTCAGAAATGGGGACTATGTCCTAAATATGGTCATGGAAAAACTCCATCAAAGGGGGCTAAAGAATTTAAAACTTGCAGCAAGTTCAATTTTTGCCTGCCACGCTCCTTTGGTAGAAATGATAGACGATGGGACTGTGACAGATATAGAGACTTCTTATATGTCAGGACCTGTAGCCCAGGCTGTATCTCGTGGCAAGCTTAAAAATCCAGTTTATATCACAACCCATGGTGGTAGGCCTAGGTCTATTTACGAGGGAGACCTAAAGATAGATGTTGCCTTTGTGGCAAGTCCAAGTGTGGACAAAGACGGGGCTATGGATGGGTCTGTTGGAAAGTCAGCTTGTGGTTCATTAGGATATGCTGTCGCTGATGCTATGTGTGCTAAAAAGGTCGTTGCCATCACAGATAATTTAATTGATAAGTGTGAAAATCCTGATATTAAACCAGGTTTTGCAGATTATATTGTAGAAATTGACCAAATTGGCGATCCAAGCGGTATAGTTTCAGGTACAACCCAAGTTACCAAAGACCCACTAGGTCTTAAAATTGCAAGACTTACAGCAAGGTTGATTGATGAATTAGGTCTTATCAAAGATGGTTTTTCTATGCAGACAGGTGCAGGTGGTATCTCACTAGCTGTGGCAAATGAAGTTAAAGACCTAATGGAAGCGAAGGATGTCAAGGGCTCTTTTGGTTCGGGCGGTATTACAGGATTTTTTGTAGAAATGCTTGAAAAAGGACTTTTTGAAAGTCTAGAGGATGTTCAGTGTTTTGACTTAGAAGCTATCAAGTCTTCAAAGAGGAATGAAAACCACCACAAGATTTCTGGTTCCAAATATGCTAATCCGAACGATGACTGTGTAGCCGAGAAGCTTGATTGCGTTATCCTTGGAGCAAGCGAGATAGATAAGGACTTTAATATTAATGTCACTACAGGATCTGATGGAATCATATTAGGTGGTTCTGGCGGTCACGCTGACACAGCAACAGGTGCTAAGCTTACAATAATTACAACAAAATTATTCAACGCTAGGGTGTCAGCTGTTGTTGATAAGGTAAGAACCATTACTACACCAGGTGAGGTAGTAGATGCCTTAGTTACAGAATATGGCATAGCAATAAATCCAGCAAGGACTGACCTATTAGAGGCTCTCAAGGATACAAAATTAGAGCTAAAAACTATTGATGAACTCTACGATATAGCCGCATCCCTAACTGGATATCCAAAAAAACGTGAAAAATCTGATGAAATAGTAGGGTTTTCTGTCTTTAGAGATGGCACAATCCTAGATACTATATCAAAAGTCGAATGA
- a CDS encoding 2-hydroxycarboxylate transporter family protein: MEDNRILGVSWPLFFVLAAIMCVAVYLEVLPIGLIGAFLLMLVVGEFLNFAGNRIPIINTYFGGGAVVAIFGGAALVYFKLLPETTKNLIDTFMKTGEGKMGFLDFYISALITGSILGMNRKLLIKAAVRYLPAILGGVVASLALVSIGGMFCGYTPGEAMAYIGIPIMGGGMGAGAVPISEIFSSALNVDTEEIMSKLVPAVALGNALAIVAGGLLNRLGQAKPEWTGNGQLMRSTDDEIKAENREVVLKPGEYATGIVLATAFFTLGAIIAFAMKKVGINIHTYAWMIISVAVIKAINILPEKYTDAAAGWYAFIAKNFTPLLLVGIGVSYTSLQQIIEHFSLVYLFLVALVVLGAILGSAIVGKLVGFYPIEAAITAGLCMANMGGTGDVAVLTAANRMELMPFAQISSRLGGAFIILLASILVPLFFG; the protein is encoded by the coding sequence ATGGAAGACAATAGAATACTTGGCGTATCTTGGCCATTATTTTTCGTATTAGCTGCTATAATGTGTGTAGCTGTTTACTTAGAAGTACTACCAATAGGTCTTATTGGGGCCTTCTTATTGATGTTAGTTGTTGGTGAGTTTTTAAACTTTGCAGGTAACCGTATTCCTATAATTAACACCTACTTTGGTGGTGGAGCTGTTGTAGCCATCTTTGGCGGGGCAGCCCTAGTATATTTCAAATTATTACCAGAAACAACCAAGAATTTAATAGACACCTTTATGAAAACAGGTGAAGGGAAGATGGGCTTTTTGGATTTCTACATCTCAGCCCTAATTACAGGATCAATCCTTGGTATGAATAGAAAATTACTTATTAAGGCAGCAGTTAGGTACCTACCAGCCATCCTTGGCGGTGTAGTTGCATCTTTAGCCCTAGTATCAATCGGTGGTATGTTCTGCGGTTATACACCAGGTGAAGCTATGGCCTATATTGGTATTCCAATCATGGGTGGTGGAATGGGCGCAGGTGCTGTTCCAATTTCAGAAATATTCTCATCAGCCCTAAATGTTGATACAGAAGAAATTATGTCAAAATTAGTTCCAGCAGTTGCCCTAGGTAATGCATTAGCTATAGTTGCTGGTGGCCTTTTAAACAGACTTGGCCAAGCCAAACCAGAATGGACAGGTAACGGCCAACTTATGAGAAGTACAGATGATGAAATCAAGGCAGAAAACAGGGAAGTAGTTTTAAAACCAGGTGAATACGCAACAGGTATAGTTCTTGCTACAGCATTTTTCACTCTTGGCGCTATCATTGCCTTTGCAATGAAAAAAGTTGGAATAAATATCCACACCTATGCTTGGATGATTATCTCAGTTGCTGTAATCAAGGCAATTAATATTCTTCCAGAAAAATATACAGACGCAGCAGCTGGTTGGTATGCTTTTATAGCTAAAAACTTCACACCATTGTTACTAGTTGGTATAGGTGTTTCTTACACATCTTTACAACAAATAATCGAACACTTCTCCCTAGTTTATCTATTCTTAGTAGCCCTAGTAGTTTTGGGAGCCATCCTAGGTTCAGCCATAGTTGGCAAACTTGTAGGTTTCTATCCAATAGAAGCAGCTATTACAGCTGGTTTATGTATGGCCAATATGGGTGGTACAGGCGATGTTGCAGTACTAACTGCAGCTAATAGGATGGAATTAATGCCATTTGCTCAAATTTCTTCAAGACTTGGTGGTGCCTTCATAATTCTTTTGGCATCAATTTTGGTACCATTATTCTTTGGGTAG
- a CDS encoding NAD(P)-dependent malic enzyme, whose translation MDVYEIALKKHEEWQGKVATEVKAKVLNAEDLTYAYTPGVAEPCRKIHEDESKAYVYTSKANTIAVVSDGTAVLGLGDIGPKAAMPVMEGKAVLFKEFGDVNAVPIVLDTKDPDEIIETVKNIAPGFGGINLEDISSPRCVYIENKLKEILDIPVFHDDQHGTAIVTVAALINALKIVGKKAEDIKIIVSGAGAAGYSITKLLLDLGVKNIIACDSRGTINKSHLEGSNPVKAELAKITNKENFVGTLKEAIKGCDVFVGVSAPGVIDENDIKNMAADPIVFAMANPVPEIDPALAKKAGAKVVATGRSDFPNQINNVLAFPGIFRGALDIHAKEITDAMKLAAAKALAGLVSEDKLSADYVIPGAFEEGVAEVVAKAVKDEYKK comes from the coding sequence ATGGACGTATATGAAATAGCACTAAAAAAACACGAAGAATGGCAAGGCAAGGTCGCAACAGAAGTAAAGGCTAAGGTTTTAAATGCAGAAGATTTAACCTATGCTTATACACCTGGTGTAGCTGAACCTTGTAGAAAAATTCATGAAGATGAATCAAAAGCCTATGTTTACACATCAAAGGCAAATACAATCGCAGTTGTGTCAGATGGCACAGCCGTCTTAGGACTTGGAGATATTGGACCTAAGGCCGCCATGCCAGTAATGGAAGGTAAGGCAGTACTTTTCAAAGAATTTGGAGATGTGAACGCAGTTCCAATTGTTCTTGATACCAAAGATCCAGATGAAATCATCGAAACAGTTAAAAATATTGCCCCTGGTTTTGGTGGTATTAACCTTGAAGATATTTCATCACCTAGGTGTGTTTATATAGAAAATAAGCTTAAAGAAATCCTTGATATACCAGTATTTCATGATGACCAACACGGTACAGCTATAGTGACTGTAGCTGCTCTAATCAATGCCCTAAAAATAGTTGGCAAAAAGGCAGAAGATATTAAAATCATAGTATCTGGAGCAGGTGCAGCTGGTTATTCTATAACCAAACTACTCTTAGACCTAGGAGTTAAAAATATAATTGCTTGTGACTCAAGGGGAACAATCAATAAAAGCCACCTTGAAGGCTCAAACCCTGTAAAGGCTGAACTAGCAAAGATAACTAATAAGGAAAACTTTGTTGGAACTTTAAAAGAAGCTATCAAGGGTTGTGATGTCTTTGTAGGTGTATCTGCACCTGGAGTTATTGATGAAAATGACATCAAGAACATGGCTGCTGACCCAATAGTATTTGCCATGGCAAATCCAGTTCCAGAAATCGACCCAGCCTTAGCTAAAAAAGCAGGAGCTAAAGTTGTTGCTACAGGAAGGTCAGACTTCCCTAACCAAATCAACAATGTCTTAGCTTTCCCAGGTATTTTTAGAGGGGCTCTTGATATCCATGCAAAAGAAATCACAGACGCTATGAAACTAGCTGCTGCTAAAGCCCTTGCTGGTCTTGTAAGTGAAGATAAATTGTCAGCTGACTATGTAATTCCAGGTGCCTTCGAAGAAGGCGTGGCAGAAGTAGTAGCCAAGGCAGTTAAGGATGAATACAAAAAGTAA
- the citX gene encoding citrate lyase holo-[acyl-carrier protein] synthase: protein MGKYFKGKTYVDLKEVLENRDRRRKKIRKKLLIHPEKTVISYKLNIPGPEKINSGLVAIFDRGLKEITEKIKELAWDFEISEIWEAKTGKEAIILVDGDGFDVKRAMVDIEEGSSLARLFDIDVSRKGYDISRKDLGLSERKCLICDKPVTSCARSRRHSVEEMQACIEKILEDYLS, encoded by the coding sequence ATGGGTAAATATTTTAAAGGTAAAACTTATGTAGATCTCAAAGAAGTACTTGAAAATAGGGACAGGAGGAGGAAGAAGATTAGAAAAAAATTACTAATCCATCCAGAAAAAACTGTCATATCCTATAAGCTAAATATACCTGGGCCAGAAAAAATCAATAGTGGTCTTGTCGCTATCTTTGATAGGGGGCTTAAAGAAATAACAGAAAAAATCAAGGAGTTGGCTTGGGATTTTGAGATTTCTGAAATCTGGGAGGCAAAGACTGGCAAGGAAGCCATAATCCTTGTAGATGGGGATGGTTTTGATGTAAAAAGAGCCATGGTTGACATAGAGGAAGGTTCAAGTTTAGCTAGGCTTTTTGATATAGATGTAAGTAGGAAGGGCTATGATATATCTAGAAAAGACCTAGGACTAAGTGAACGCAAATGCCTAATATGTGACAAGCCGGTAACCAGCTGTGCTAGGTCAAGAAGACATTCAGTTGAAGAAATGCAGGCTTGTATAGAAAAAATCCTAGAAGACTATCTTAGTTAA
- the citC gene encoding [citrate (pro-3S)-lyase] ligase: MNNYIVSEVYKTDKKSLDQVDRLLANEGIKRDKNTDYLAAIFDKGEVIATGCLFKNTLRSLAVDSSRQGEALMNTLISHLISEANSRGYYKLYLYAKLASAHFFKSLGFYEIARVDGVLCFMENEKNGFASYLDSLNKADKPYENVAGMVINANPFTKGHLYLVEKAAKENDLVHLFIVTDDLSDFDYKTRRELIIASTSHLDNIIYQECKDYLISSATFPSYFIKNEPDVIKAQARLDAEIFTKIAKNLGIKKRYIGTEVPGSTTDIYNQTLIETLPKAGIEIDLVERIKIKGEDISASRVRKLIKEANFDALKPLLPQPTYDFIMSERAQAIIKKIQNKS, translated from the coding sequence ATGAATAATTACATAGTTTCGGAAGTTTACAAGACAGATAAAAAATCTCTTGACCAGGTTGATAGACTCCTAGCTAATGAAGGCATAAAAAGAGATAAAAATACAGATTATTTGGCAGCTATTTTTGATAAAGGAGAGGTAATTGCAACTGGCTGCCTTTTTAAAAATACTCTTAGAAGCCTGGCTGTAGATTCCTCAAGACAGGGCGAGGCTTTAATGAACACCCTAATTAGCCACTTGATTTCTGAAGCAAATTCTAGAGGCTATTACAAACTCTACCTCTATGCCAAGTTAGCTTCGGCTCATTTTTTTAAGAGCCTAGGTTTTTATGAAATAGCTAGGGTTGATGGAGTTCTTTGTTTTATGGAAAATGAAAAAAATGGTTTCGCTTCATACCTTGATAGCCTAAATAAAGCTGATAAGCCCTACGAAAATGTAGCAGGCATGGTGATAAATGCCAATCCCTTTACCAAGGGTCACCTCTATCTTGTAGAAAAAGCTGCCAAGGAAAACGACCTTGTCCACCTTTTTATTGTCACAGATGACCTTTCTGATTTTGACTACAAGACTAGAAGAGAACTGATAATAGCGTCAACTAGCCATCTTGATAATATAATCTACCAAGAATGTAAGGACTACCTGATTTCATCAGCAACCTTTCCATCCTACTTTATAAAAAATGAACCAGATGTAATAAAGGCTCAAGCTAGACTTGATGCAGAAATTTTTACCAAGATTGCCAAAAATCTTGGCATCAAAAAAAGATATATAGGAACAGAAGTCCCTGGATCAACAACTGATATTTACAATCAAACCCTAATAGAAACCCTTCCAAAGGCAGGAATTGAGATTGACTTGGTAGAAAGAATAAAGATAAAAGGCGAAGATATATCGGCATCAAGGGTGAGAAAACTCATCAAGGAAGCTAATTTCGATGCCCTTAAACCCCTACTTCCCCAACCAACCTACGACTTTATTATGTCTGAAAGAGCCCAAGCCATTATCAAAAAAATTCAAAATAAATCCTAG
- a CDS encoding triphosphoribosyl-dephospho-CoA synthase, which yields MDIKNISQAIKLAVDDELSRDLSFGCVNYKSQGSHKDMTYQDFLTSSSAICDAIETSDWDKIETFDQLRMMGREIEKKMYESTGGVNTYKGFIFLILILVYGLFKSKSFEEAPIFIKNFSHPLVNDYKKQQKPNHYKKLGIKDVRSFPLSGFKEIFDLSLAYEKEQMTDEILTLILLARIDDTTTFSRSNLKTLRFLQNQALNLYKAHIKGINIDNKLEDLNDYYLKNNISSGGVADIFTLTKTVYYLRRLYE from the coding sequence ATGGATATTAAAAATATTAGTCAGGCTATTAAGCTTGCAGTAGATGATGAGCTTAGTCGCGACCTCTCCTTTGGTTGTGTAAATTATAAATCTCAAGGTTCTCACAAGGATATGACCTATCAGGACTTTCTGACCTCTTCAAGTGCTATTTGCGACGCTATCGAAACTAGCGACTGGGATAAGATTGAAACTTTCGACCAGCTCCGTATGATGGGCAGGGAGATTGAAAAGAAAATGTACGAGTCAACTGGCGGAGTAAATACCTATAAGGGCTTTATTTTCCTTATTCTTATCCTAGTTTACGGTCTTTTTAAGTCAAAGTCTTTTGAAGAAGCTCCTATCTTTATAAAAAACTTTTCCCATCCACTCGTTAATGATTACAAAAAACAACAAAAGCCAAACCATTACAAAAAACTTGGCATCAAAGACGTAAGGTCCTTCCCTCTTTCGGGTTTCAAAGAAATTTTCGACCTTAGCCTAGCCTATGAAAAAGAGCAAATGACTGATGAGATTTTGACTTTAATCTTGCTAGCAAGGATTGACGATACAACCACCTTTTCCAGGTCAAATTTGAAGACATTAAGATTTCTCCAAAATCAAGCCCTTAATCTTTACAAGGCCCATATTAAAGGGATCAATATCGATAATAAGTTGGAAGATTTAAACGATTATTACTTAAAAAACAATATCAGTAGCGGTGGAGTGGCTGATATCTTTACCCTAACTAAAACCGTCTACTATTTAAGGAGATTATATGAATAA
- a CDS encoding kinase to dihydroxyacetone kinase yields MHEFKPGEKIEFQFDCQMLIARTDKDLDEDEIFDYISDNLEGDSLLAVGDEDLIKIHFHSNKPWEVLEYAASLGDIHDIVVENMQRQADGLKG; encoded by the coding sequence ATGCACGAATTTAAACCAGGCGAAAAAATTGAATTTCAATTCGATTGCCAAATGCTAATCGCAAGGACAGACAAAGACCTAGACGAAGACGAAATCTTCGACTACATTTCAGACAACCTAGAAGGCGACAGCCTACTTGCAGTGGGAGATGAAGACCTTATAAAAATCCACTTCCACTCCAACAAACCATGGGAAGTCCTAGAATACGCCGCAAGCCTAGGCGACATCCACGACATAGTCGTAGAAAACATGCAAAGACAAGCTGATGGTCTTAAAGGATAA
- a CDS encoding toxic anion resistance protein: MSDIELKLDGIEENDEKLDQILKTEPEKIENKIVFTEAEEKMIDEFSKKIDLDNTNIILQYGSGAQKKISTFSEKTLDAVKDKDLGEIGKLLDTVVMDIKTMDDEEESKGPLGFFKKAGRKIDNLKVKYQSTEKNINEVSRALENHQITLMKDISMLDQMYDLNEEYYKEISMYIEAGKRKLEDLYKNDLPALERAAAESNLPLDAQKVNDLKAQANRFEKKLHDLDLTRMVSIQMAPQIRMVQSSNSIMAEKIQTTIVTTIPLWKNQMVLALGMHHTDQAIRTQQMVTDLTNDLLKKNADTLKQNTIETARATERGIVDVETIKHTNEALISTIEEVRNIQIEGAKNREKAQAEIRNLEEELKKNLTRRN; encoded by the coding sequence ATGAGTGATATCGAATTAAAACTAGACGGAATAGAAGAAAACGACGAAAAACTCGACCAAATCCTAAAAACAGAGCCAGAAAAAATCGAAAATAAAATTGTCTTTACTGAAGCTGAGGAAAAGATGATAGACGAATTTTCCAAAAAAATCGACCTAGACAATACCAACATCATCCTTCAATACGGTTCGGGCGCCCAAAAGAAGATTTCAACCTTCTCCGAGAAGACCCTAGATGCCGTAAAAGATAAGGACCTAGGCGAAATCGGCAAACTCCTTGACACAGTAGTCATGGACATCAAAACCATGGACGATGAGGAAGAATCTAAGGGCCCACTTGGCTTTTTCAAAAAGGCCGGCAGGAAAATTGACAATCTCAAAGTCAAATACCAGTCTACCGAAAAAAACATCAACGAAGTCTCAAGAGCTCTGGAAAATCACCAAATAACCCTCATGAAAGATATCTCCATGCTTGATCAGATGTACGACTTAAACGAGGAATATTACAAGGAAATTTCCATGTATATAGAGGCCGGCAAGAGGAAACTTGAAGATTTGTACAAAAATGACCTCCCAGCCCTAGAAAGGGCGGCAGCCGAATCAAACCTTCCCCTCGATGCCCAAAAAGTCAACGACCTAAAGGCCCAGGCCAACCGTTTTGAGAAAAAACTCCACGATTTAGACCTAACAAGGATGGTCTCAATTCAGATGGCCCCACAAATAAGGATGGTCCAATCATCAAACTCAATTATGGCAGAAAAAATCCAGACAACCATTGTCACAACCATCCCACTTTGGAAAAACCAAATGGTCCTAGCCCTCGGCATGCACCACACCGACCAAGCCATAAGGACCCAACAAATGGTCACCGACCTCACAAATGACCTACTAAAGAAAAACGCCGACACCCTAAAGCAAAACACAATCGAAACCGCAAGGGCAACAGAACGTGGCATAGTTGACGTAGAAACAATCAAACACACCAACGAAGCCCTAATTTCAACCATCGAAGAAGTAAGAAATATCCAAATCGAAGGTGCCAAAAACCGAGAAAAAGCCCAAGCCGAAATCAGAAATTTAGAAGAAGAATTAAAAAAGAACCTAACTAGGAGAAACTAG